Below is a genomic region from Sphingomonas phyllosphaerae.
TCGTGATCGTCGATTTTCGCGGACGGCCGATCGTTCACGACACCACGCCGTTCGACAGCCCCGATCCGCGCGTCTTCGCGCAGACCGTAGAGAAACGGCTGCAGGTGCTCGCCGCGACGCACGGCTTCATGCGCGGCAAGTTTCTCGGGATGGGCGTCGCCGTTCCCGGCTATGCGTTGCCCGGTGACCGCAACCGGCGCATCGTCGTCGATCGCGTCGCGGGGTGGAACGAGGTGCCGCTCGCCGAGGTGATCGGCGACGCCTTGGGGATGCCAGTCTGGATCGAGAACGACGCGAGCGCGGCGGCGCTCGCCGAATATTATCAGGACGGCATCATCGGTCGCTACCGCTCGGTCCTCACGCTGTTTCTCGGCCATGGGATCGGCGGCGGGCTGATCGCTGAACGCGACCTGTTCCTTGGCGAACACGGCAATGCCGGCGAGGTGGGGCGCCTCTTCCCCGGCGACCGCGAGCGTCCCTCGGGGATCGACCTGCTCCGCGTCCTCCACGAGGCGGGCGTCGCGATCGATTCGCTCGCGGAGATCGAGGCGCTCCTCGACACGCAGGCACCGCTGATCGCCACGTGGCGCGATCGTGTCATCGCCCAGCTCGATCTGGCGGTGACCAGCGGGACGGTCTGGCTCGATCCCGGCGCGATCGTCATCTCCGGGGCGCTGCCGCCAGCGCTGCTGCGGCAGATCGCGGAGGGTTTGGCGGAGCGATCACGGCGTCGCAGCGACGGCTTTCGATCGACGCTGCCCGCGATCCATGCCTCGACGATCGGTAGCCGCGCGGTTGTCATCGGCGCGGCGATGATCCCTGTCCACGCGGTCACCGCGGGGGCGACGAATTAATTACATGTAAGAAAATAAAACTGTCATCGTTCATCGCCATCGCGCCCGGCATCGAGATCACCGGGGGCCGAGATGAAGACCAGATTGCTGATAAGCGTCGCGCTGTACGCCACGCCGTTCCTGAACCAGCCAGCATTTGCGCAGGCCGATACCGCGACCACCGATGCCGCGACGACCGCCGCGACCGAGAACGACGTGCCGTCCGACATCATCGTGACCGGCTCGGCGCGTCAGCAACGGCGCTTCGACGTTTCCTATGCGGTCAACTCTTTGTCGCAAAACGACATCCAGAAGCTCGCGCCGAAGAGCACGACCGACCTGATCGGTACGTTGCCCGGCATCCATGTCGAGGCGACCGGCGGCGAGGTGCAGAACATCACCCGCGTGCGCGGCATCCCGACCGATCGCGGGTTCCTTTACTATCAGCAGGACGGCCTGCCGCTGTACCAGGAACTGGACGGCTGGTTCTTCAACCAGGGCGACGGCATGAACCGCCTCGACCTGATGACCGACCGGATCGAGGTCGTGCGCGGCGGCCCGGCACCCATCTATGCCAGCACCGCGGCCGCGATCGCCAACGTCATCACCGTCACCGGCACCCCGACGACGCGCGGCAAGGTGCAGGCGACGGTCGGCGATACGGGCTATTACCGGCTCGACGCCTATCAGGCCGGGCCGCTCGGCGGCGACACCTATTACGCGATCGGCGGCTTCCTGCGCCGTCACGACGGCTATCGCGACTCAGGCTTTCCCAGCGATCGCGGCGGTCAGATCCGGGCGAACATCCGGCACGACCTGTCGAACGGCTTCATCAAGCTGTCCGGGCAATATACCGACGACCACAACGTCTTCTATCTGTCGATCCCGACCAACGATCCGCGCGATCCGAAGGTCAGCCTGAACAAATATATCGACTATTTCACCGGCACGCTGAACACGCCCGCGCTGCGCGATGTCGCCATTCGCTACCGCGATCCCGGCGGCGCGATCCGCACCCAGCGCGGCGATCTCGCCAATGGCCGCCACATCCGCTTCGGCAATGCCGCGCTCGACTATGAGGGCGATTACGGTGACTGGCACGTCTCCGCGAAGGGCGGCATGACGTTCGGCAACGTCCACTTCGACGCCTTCTACTCGACCTCCAACCCGGTCGACGCGACCGCCTTCGCCAACAGCTATGCCGCCGCCGCGACCACCGCGTTCGGCGCGAACGTCGCCGGGCTCGGCTACAGCTTCGCCGGCAGCAACGGGCTCGACCGCTACGATCCGTCGCGTGACTCAGGTCTGGTGATGCAGGCGCAATATCGCTCGATCCAGACCGACTTCTACGCGACGCAGGGCGATATGTCGGTCACGCGCAAGTTCGACACCGGCATCGGCACGCACGATCTGCGCATCGGCACTTACGGCTCGCTCTGGGGCCAGAAGATGTTCACCGCCTATCAAAACTATCTCATTCAGGTGAAATCGCAGCCACGCACGCTCGATCTCGCCGCTTATTCGGCGGCCGGCGCGGTACTCGGCTACGTGACGGACAAGGGATCGCTGAACGATGCGGTTTCCTTGAACGCCGGCAATGTCGACGGGCAGTTGATCGCGCTCTACGGCACCGACACCTGGGACATCACGGATCGCTTGCGCCTCGACGGCGGCATCCGCCGCGAATGGTACAGCTACAGCGGCTATGCCCGGCTGAGCGCGACGTACAATCTCGGCGATCCGACGACGCTGGCCGACGACAAGACGCGCGGCTTCACCGGCATGATCGGAACGTTGCGGCTGAAGCAACAGGCGACCAACTGGACCGTCGGCGCCAATTACGACCTGAGCCACGATATCGGCATGTACCTGCGCGCCTCGCAGCTCGCCGTGCCGGTCGGCACGACGATCGCCTTCAACTACCCGACCCCCACCGTCGTCCCGACGAAGGCGAAGCTGTACGAGGCGGGCGTCAAGCTCGCGACGGGCGGCTCGTACCTCTACGTCACCGGCTTCTACACCAAGTTCGACCCGCTCAACGCCAGCTTCGCGGGCTTCAACCCGGCGACCGGGCGCGCGGACGTGACGACCACCTTCATCGGCACTGCCGAGACGAAGGGCATGGAGGCGGACGGTCGTCTTCGGCTGCCGGGGCCGTTCTCGCTCGCCGGATCGGTGACCTTCCAGAGGCCGCGCTACCTCAACTTTAGCAGCAACACCGGCCTCGACGGCAGCCGCGCCAACGGCAAGCAGATCGTCCGCGAGCCCAAGCTGTTCCTCAACATCCGCCCGACCGCCGATTTCGCCATCGGCGCTGCGACCGTCAGCCTCTACGGCCGCTACGACTATGTCAGCCAGCGTTATACCGACTTCTTCAACTCGACCGCGCTGCCCGCCTACGGCTCGTTCGGCGTCGGCGGGATCGTCACGACCGGACCGTGGCAGTTCCAGGTGGTCGGCGACAACGTCACCAACGCGCATGGCTTCAGCGAGGGCAACACCGCGGGCGACCGCTTCGGACAGGGCGTGCCGACCGCGATCTTCGGTCGCCCGCTGTTCGGCCGCAACGTCCGCCTGATCGTCAGCCGCACGTGGTGAAGCGCGACTGACACCCCATGCCATCACCGGCGGGTGGCCCATATCGGCCGCCCGCCGCTCCGAACTTCCAGGACGAAAGCCTTTCATGCACCGTGCGCTTCTCGCCGCCATCGGCGTCTGTCTCTCCTGCGCCGCCGCGCACGCAGCTCCCGGCGATGCGCTGCGCCGGATCGCCGATCCCCACGGCGGCCTGATCGTGATCGCGCATCGCGGCTGTCACGAAGCGGCACCGCTCCACGGGCTCGCGAGCGCGCCGGAGAATTCGGTTGCCGCGCTGCGCCAATGCGTGACGCTCGGCGCGGACGTCATGGAAACCGACGTCCGGCGCAGTCGTGACGGTCATCTCGTCATCATGCATGACGACAGCGTCGATCGCACCACCAACGGCACCGGCAAGGTCGCCGACCTCAGCCTTGCCGAGTTGAAGGCGCTGCGCCTGCGACAGGACGAAGGTGGCGCGGGCGCGGCGCTCACCGATCAGGCGATTCCGACGCTCGACGAACTGCTTGCGCTCGCAAAGGACCGGATCGTCCTCAATCTCGACGTCAAGGACATGATCTACGGCGAGGTCATCGAGGCGGTCCGCCGCGCGGGCGCGCGGGACCGGGTGATCGTCAAGACCTTCGCGGGGATCGCCTCGGTGCCGCTCGCGTCGATCCCGCCCTATGACGCGGCCCCGTTCGTCGTCATCCCGATCACCGCCGCTCCCGACGCGGCCGACGTTCCGCAGATCGTCGCCAACCAGATGCGCGGTCGCATCAAGCCGATCGCCTTCGAGCTGCCCGTCCTTCCGCTCGCCACCCTGCCTGCCGTGGTGCAGCGCGCCGACGCGCTGCACGTGCCGGTCTGGATCAACACCTTATTCAAGGGCTTCGTCACCGGCATGGGCGGCGATCCCGAAGCCCGCCACCATCCCGAGGCCGTCTGGGGACGGCTCGCCGACATGGGCGTCCGCCTGATCCAGACCGATGCCGTCGAAGCGCTGCTCCGCTACCGGTCGCTGCGCCCAGCGCGTACCGGCGACGAAGCCCGTCCGGCGGCGAAGGCGATCCCGCGTTCGAGCCCGCGCAGTTCGGCCAACCCGCGCATCCGGCCAAGCAGCGAATAGCCCGGGTTGGTCTGCCGGTGCAGATCGTCGAGCATCTGATGCCCGTGGTCAGGACGCATCGGGATGCTCCGCCCCTCGCGCACCGACAGGCGATGCACCGCCGCGACCACCGCCGCCATATCGGCGTCGCCGCGCAGATGCTCCGCCTCGTGGAACGCGCCGTCCGGCTCGCGCTGGACCGAGCGCAGGTGGAGGAATCCGATCCGGCTGCCCTGCCGGTCGACCATTCCCGGCAGATCGTTGTCGGTGCGCACGCCGAAAGACCCCGTGCACATGCACAGCCCGTTCGAGCGGTTGGGAACGCGCGCGAACAGGTCGGCGACATCCGCCTCGGTACTGACGACGCGCGGCAACCCGAAGATCGGGAATGGCGGATCGTCGGGATGCACGACGAGGCGAAGGCCGAGGTCATCCGCCACCGGGCACACCGCCTCGAGGAAGGCGACATGATGGTCGCGCAGCCGCCCTGCGTCGATCCCGGCATAGCTGCCGATCGCCTCGAGGAACTGCACCGAGGTAAAGCCTTCCTCGCTCCCCGGCAGCCCGGCGATGATCGTGCGCTCCAGCCTGTCGCGCGCCGCTGCATCCATCGCCGCGTAGCGCGCTTCGGCCGCCGCCTGCGTCGCCGCGTCATAGCTGTCGGCCGCACCCGGTCGCCGCAGGATGAACATGTCGTATGCCGCGACCGCGACCGCCTCGAACCGCAGCGCGCGGGCGCCATCGGGCAGTTCCCACGCCAGATCGGTGCGCGTCCAGTCGAGTAGCGGCATGAAATTGTACGTCACCACCTCGATGCCGCACGCCGCGAGATTGATCAGCGACTGGCGGTAATGATCGATCAGCCGATCCCAGTCGGCCGATCGGGTCTTGATCCCTTCGTCGACGGGCAGGCTCTCCACCACGCGCCACTCGAGCCCCGCCGCTGCGATCTCGGCCGATCGCGCCGCGATCGCGTCGCGCGTCCACACCGCGCCGTTCGGCACCTCGTGGAGCGCAGTGACGATCCCCGTCGCACCCGCCTGCCGGATATGATGCAGCCGGACCGGATCGTTGGGCCCGAACCAGCGCATCGTCTGCGTCATCAACACGTCACTGACCTTCCTGCATTGTACGTCTGAACGGCGGTGTCATCGCGTGATCTCGATCGCCGACACGATCGCGTCGCCTTCGACGGGCACGAACGCCAGCCGCAACGTCCCGTCGGCCACCTGCACCGGGATGCGGCGAGTGACCGCCTTCATCGTCCCGCCCGCCGCCCGAGCGACATCGAAGCCCGACAGCACGCGCTTGCCGTTGGCGATCACGTCGAAGCGGCGCGCCCCTGCCGCCAGCGACGGTTCGACGAACGTCAGCGCAACGGCATAACGACCATCGGCGACCGGCACCTCATAGGAGAAGCGCCCTTCGCGATAGGTTTCCACCACCGCGCCCTCGCTCGTTCCCTGAACCACCTTCGGCGCCGGGCGCGGGCCATAGCCCGACCAGGCGTTGAGCTGTCCCGCCTTGCCGCCGTCGAAGAAGTTGTCGGAGCCGTATCGCTTTCCGGCGACGGCGCCGGCGACCAGCGCGCCGCTGTCGATGTGGATCGAGCGCAGCGCCTCGGGTGCCAGTTGCCACACGGCCGCATCCTCCTGCACGCCGTCCGGGAACAGACCGCGCGCGACGACGCGATTGGCGCCTACGGTCAGCGCGACCTTCGGCCAGACGCAGGTCATCTGCGGACAGGCCGCCAGCGTGCCGACAAGACGATCGTTGATGCGCAATTCGGTGCGCGGCGCGTTCGAATAGACGCGCACCTCGGTCGCGGGATAGGCGCGATCGACATAGCGGCTGCCGTTGACGTGCACGGTCGGCGCCGCGTTCCAGTTCGCCTTGTAGAAGTAGAAGGCGTCCTTGCGGATCTTGCGGTCGTAGGTCACCAGCCCCTTGGTGTTGATGTCGATTCCATCGCCCTCGCGCCGCACGGTCGTGGCGAAATCGAACGAATTCCACAGCCACGTCCCCCACAGGTACGGCTTGGCCGACAGCGTCTCCCACGCGCGTTCGTGGATATAGCTCTCATATTCCTCGGGCTGGTTGCGCCCGCGCTGGTCGACGCGCCCGCCCAGCGGATTGTCGGTGTGGATCGTCGTCGCACCGCCTGCGCCATATTCGGTGACCGACAGCGGCTGCATGGGACGTCTGGCATGAAGGTCGTCGAGGTGCGGCCCGAGATCGGCCGGCGTGCCGAAATACCAGCCGAAATAGCGGTTCGCACCGCCCAGATCGGCGGCGACCGCGGTAATCGGCACGTCGGAGGTCGGATCGATATCGCGTTCGCAGCAGGTGGCGAGCGCGGTCGGGCGCGACGGATCCTCCGCCTTGGCGAAGGCGTCCAGCTCATGCAGTAACGGCAGCGGATCGGGCGCTTCACCGCTTCTGGCGGTGATGAACGCCGGGATCGACTTGCCGAAATCGACCTCGTTGGCGATCCCCCAGCTCACCACCGACGGATGGTTGCCGTTCTGCCGGATCAGCTCGCGCAATTGCTGTCGCGCGTTCTCGCGCAGCGCCGGGCTGGCGGTCATCGCCTCGCCATGCGTCCATTTCGACACCAGCGGGATCTCGTCCCACAGCACGAGCCCATAGCGGTCCGCGAGGTCGTGGATCGTCTGCCCATGCTGGTAATGCGTCAGCCGGATCGAATTGACGCCCATGTCGCGCATCATCGCGACATCCTGCTCGATGTCGGCCGACGTGGTCGCCCAGCCCTTGCCCTCGCGATCCTGATGGTAACCGACACCGTGCAACCGCAGCGGTTGGCCGTTGAGCAGGAAGCCACGCACCGGATCGGCACGCATCGTACGGATGCCGAACGGCTGCTCGACCCGGTCGAACACCGTTCCCGATGGCGAGGCGATCTCCACGACGAGGCGGTGCAGATAAGGATCGGCGACACCGTTCCACAGATGCGGGTCCGCGACCGTCAGCACCTGCGTCGTCTCTGCCGTGGCGCCGCCGTTCAGCATTACACGCCGCGCATCCGTCGCCACCATGTTGCCGCTCGCATCGAGCAACCTGAGGATGATCTGGCTGGCTTGCCGGCGCTTCCGGTCGTTGCGTGCCCTCACTCGTACGTCGATCTGCGCCCTTCCTCCATCGATCGACCGCGTCGTCGCAAGGATGCCGCTACCGCCCGCATCGAGCATGTCGATATGCACGGCATCGGTGCCGATCAGGCTGACGGGGCGATACAAACCACCGTGGACGAAGAAGTCGCCGGCGAGCGGAAGCACGTCGGCGGTGGAACTGTCTCCATCGGGCTGCGTGTTGTCGACCTTGACCAGCAAAACATTGGCCTGACCGGCCCGCAGCGCGCTGCTCGCGTCGAAACGGAACCGCGAGAAGCCGCCGCGGTGCGCGCCCAGTCGCCGTCCGTTGAGCCACACTTCGGCGGTGCGGCTCGCCGCATCGAACTGCAACCACGCCCGTCGCTTGTCGAAGCCGGGGGGCGGAATGAAAGTCAGGCGATACCAGCCGACCCCCTGATATTTGTCGATCGTCGCGGCGCGGTTGATATGATCCTGTGGATCGGGAACGTAATAGCCGACGCGATTCCAGGTATGGGGAACCGAAACCTGCTCCCAGCGCCGGGCCGCAGCGCGGGTGACGTCGTCCGGCATCGCGCCGCCACGGCTGAATTCCCAGCCTTGCGACAGCGGCACGATCTGGCGATCCGCCTGCGCGAAGGCGGGCGCAGCCAGCAGCATGGCAAGCGCGACCGATCCGAGCCGTACCCTCATATCCCTCTCCCTCGCCCCACCTTAGATCGACCAAATCGGCCTGACCAGTTTTTATTGCTGGACCTCCGCAGGCGCAGCCCGAACCTTCGATGTTCCAATTAATCGCCGATCAACGTGCATACCTTCCTTTGCTGTTCCAGTATTTTCGCCATCGACATTAGCTACGGAGCGGCAAATTTGGTAAGACAGGTTTAGTTTGCAACAGATAGCGGGCCAGCAAGAACGGTCTGGCCACCGCGCGCACATAACCCGCTCGGCCACGACCACCGATAGCGTTCTTACTGGCGCTGCGGTCTATTGACGCTGCCCCCGCCGCCCGTCGAAGATGTTCGCACCGTGACGGGATGACCTGCGTGCCGGGGGTCGAAGTGTCGCTAGGCGGAAGAGAGAAACGATATGAAGATGGCGGCTGATATTGCCGGGGACAGCCGATATGACGGTATGCGTCGGCTGGACGGCGGCCGCTTCCGGATGGGTTCCTCGGCCTTCTACCCGGAGGAGGCACCGACGCGCCTCGTCAGCGTCGATCCGTTCTGGATCGACGAAGTCCCGGTCACCAACGCGGCCTTTCGCCGGTTCGTCGACGCGACCGGCTACGTCACCCTGGCGGAGATTGCGCCCGATCCGCGGGACTATCCCGGCCTTGCGCCCGATATGGCGAAGCCCGGCTCGCTCGTCTTCGAACGCACCGCCGGGCCGGTCGACCTCGGCGACTACGGCCAATGGTGGCACTTCCGCTACGGTGCGGACTGGCATCATCCGCTCGGGCCCGACAGCGATCTTGACGGTTTAGACGACCACCCTGTTGTTCACGTCGCGCATGTCGATGCGCTGGCCTACGCCACCTGGGCCGGCAAGTCGCTCCCGACCGAAGCCGAATGGGAATATGCGGCACGCGGCGGGCTCGACGGCGCGGAATATGCGTGGGGTGACGAACTTGCGCCCGGCGGCGCCATGCTCGCCAATTACTGGCAAGGATTGTTCCCCTACGCCAACCAGTTGCTCGACGGCTACGAACGCACCTCGCCGATTCGCACCTATCCGGCCAATGGCTTCGGGCTCTACGACATGATCGGCAACGTCTGGGAATGGACCGACGACTGGTACGGCCTGCCCGCGCGCACCGTCGATGCGGGCAAGTCGAAGGCGAGGTCGTCTGGCGATTGTTGCGCCGTCCCGGCGAACCCGCGCGGCGCGCGCGAGCGGGACAGTCACGATGCCGCCCTGCCGGGGATCGCCCGCAAGGTCATCAAGGGCGGTTCGCATCTCTGTGCCGAGAACTATTGCCAGCGCTACCGCCCTGCCGCCCGCCACCCGCAGGCGATCGACTCCTCGACCACCCATATCGGCTTCCGCTGCGTCATGCGCGAGGCAAGCGGCAGCAAGCGCTTTCGCCATCGTTGACGGATTTTGTCGAAAGACATGGCCGACGACGCAATCTATCGTGACGGCCATCGTCTCTGTTCGCGAAGGATCGGCTTGATGCCCCTGGGTTTTCTTCTGCTGAGCGCCGCCATTTCCCTTGCCGCCCCCGTCGATACGCCGGCTGCTGCCGGGGCTGGTCCGGCATGGGCCAGCGCCACGCGGCTGAAGCGCGGCGTCAACATCATCGGCTACGATCCGCTTTGGCAGGACCGATCCAAGGCACGCTTCAAGGCCCGCCATTTCCAGATCATCCGCAAGGGCGGCTTCGACTTCGTTCGCGTCGTGCTGCAATCGTTCCGGCACATGGATGCGCGGAACCGCCTCGACCCCAAATGGCTGGAAACGCTCGACTGGGTCGTCCGCGAAGCCTCCTCGGCCGGTCTCGGCGTCATCCTCGACGAACATGATTTCGACGTCTGCTCGAAGGATCCCGACGCGTGCGAGCCCAAGCTGCTCGCCTTCTGGCAACAGATCGGCGAGCGTTACCGCGACGCCCCCGACACGGTGCTGTTCGAATTGCTCAACGAGCCGCATGCCCCACTGGACGCCGCGCGCTGGAACGCGATGCTCGCGAAGCTGATCCCGCTCGTCCGCGCCAGCAACCCGCGCCGGACGCTGGTGATCGGCCCAACGCGCTGGAACAATCTCGAGGAGCTGCCGACGCTGCAACTCCCCAAGGAAGATCGCAACATCGTCGTCACCTTCCACTCCTACGAACCGTTCCGCTTCACGCATCAGGGCGCATCCTGGGCGGGCGACACCGCCAAGCTCAAGAACATCCCCTTCACCGCCGCCGACGAGGCACGCATCCGCGCCGACTATGACAAGGTCGCCGCCTGGTCGAAGGCGAACGATCGTCCGGTGCTGATGGGCGAGTTCGGCGCATACGAGAAAAGCGGCACCCCAATCGCCGCACGCGCGCGCTACACCGCGACGGTCCGACGCGAGGCGGAGGCGCATGGTTTCCCCTGGGCGTATTGGCAGTTCGACAGCGACTTCATCGTCTACGACATCGATCGTGACCGCTGGGTGGAACCGATCCGCGCTGCGCTGATCCCCGACCGCCGCTAAGCAACGTATCGCATTGTCATGAAAGGATATATGCCCTCCCGCTGAACCGCCGGACCGGTAAGGGGAGATGGGCGATGCCGACGCTGCCACCACCCGGCCGCGTCGCCGAACGCGCCGCGGTCGATGCCGCCACCTTCGCGACCGAGGTAGCAAGTGGCTACGCACCGGTCGTGCTGCGCGGACAGGTGCGCCACTGGGCGGCGGTGCGCGCTGGCGCAGGCGGAGACCGCGCGATCGCCGCCTATCTCGCCGGCTTCGGCGGCGGGCAGCCGCTCGACGTGATGATCGGCGCGCCGGAAATCGGTGGCCGCTTCTTCTACAACGACGACCTCACCGGCTTCAACTTCCACCGGCAAAGGGTCGCGCTGGGACAATTGCTTGGTCAGTTGCTCAGCTACGCCACCGACGACGACGCCGCGCCGCACGCGCTCTACGCCAATGCCGCGACCGCGCCCGAGCATCTGCCCGGCTGGGAAGCCGACAATGCGCTGGACCTGCCGACCGGCGACGCCCCCGCACGATTGTGGATCGGCAACGCGACCCGCGTCGCGACGCACTACGATCAGTCCGACAACATCGCCTGCGTCGTCCACGGGCGGCGTCGCTTCACGCTCTTCCCGCCCGATCAGCTCGCCAACCTCTACATCGGCCCGCTCGACAATACGCTGGCCGGCCCGCCCTCGAGCATGGTCGACCCCGACGAGCCCGACCTCGCGCGCTATCCGCACTTCGCGGCGGCGCACGCGCACGCGCAGGTCGCGGAGCTGGAGCCGGGCGACGCGATCTTCATCCCGGCGATCTGGTGGCACCATGTCGCCGCGCTCGATCGGCTCAACGTGCTCGTGAACTATTGGTGGACCGATCACGAAACCGCATCGCCGTTCGGCGCGCTCGTCCACGCGCTGATGGCGATCCGCGACCTGCCGCCGGCACCGCGCGCGGCATGGCGAACGTGGTTCGACCATTATGTCTTCGCCGACGACGCGGCGGACGCCGGCGCGCATCTGCCCCAGGCGGCGCGCGGCATCCTGTCCGCAGCCAGCCCGGCGCGCACCGAACGGCTCCGCGGCTTCTTGATCCGCCTGCTGGGCGGACGCCTTTAAAGATTGGTGACATCGACTTGATCCGTCATCAACTCAGTTGCGCGGCATCATCGCGGATTTTAGCGTTGGCGATGGTGATGAGTTTTCGCATGGCGGCGGTTAGGGCGACGATGGGTTTTTTGCCGCTGTCACGGAGGCGCTGGTAGAAGGCCTTGATGTCGGGCGCGAAGCGGACGGCGGAGAGGGCAGCCATGAAGGTGACGCGCCTGACCTCCGGGCGGCCGCCGCGGGTGCGGCGATAGCCATCGACGGTGCCGCTTTGGCGGGGATGGGGTGCAAGGCCGGCGAGGCTGGCGATCTGGCGCCGTCCGAGCGTGCCGAGTTCGGGCAGGAGGGCGATGAGCGCCGCGGCGGTGGTCGCGCCGATGCCGGGGATGGTGCGCAGGACGCTGGCGGTGCGGGCGAGTGATGCGCAGCCGGCGAGCAGCGCCTCGATCCGGGCCTCGAGCGCGGCGATGGCCTGGTCGTGCGCGGCGACCAGCGCGCGCAGCTCGGCGGCGACCGGGCCGGCGCCGGGGGCCTTGAGGCGGTTGGTGCACGCGGTGCGGGCACGGACGAGATCGCTGCGGGTGTTGACCAGCGTCGCGAGCTCCTGGCGGTGTTCATCGCGCGGGTGCCAGCGGTCGAGGCGCTCGTGGCGCTCCTGCCCGTAGCGCGCGAGCGCACGGGCATCGAGCGCATCGGTCTTGGCCAGCGTTCCCAGCGAGCGGATGAACGCCTTGACGCGGCGGGCATCGGCACGGTGGATGGCATGGCCGGCGCGTGACGCCGCCGCGAGCAGCGCGGCCTCGTAGCCGCCGGTCGCCTCGCAGACCAGCAGGCGCCCGGGCGGCAGCGCGGCGGCAAAGGCGTCGAGCGCAAGCGGCGTGTTGGCGATGGTGGTGGCGCGGCCGGTGACGCTGTCGAAGACGGCGATGCCGGCCTTGCCGACGTCGCAGCCGACGAACCCGGTCGGCGTGGTGGCGGCGGCGTCAGTGGCGGGGTTGGCGGAGCGGGTCATGACGGTTATC
It encodes:
- a CDS encoding ROK family transcriptional regulator; translated protein: MNEPQRRVLMQLRIEGATPRTRLAQLLGMNGATMTRLTQSLLALDLIEELDACDPHGRGRPMLPLTVSGHGGWAIGATPHPGWLELVIVDFRGRPIVHDTTPFDSPDPRVFAQTVEKRLQVLAATHGFMRGKFLGMGVAVPGYALPGDRNRRIVVDRVAGWNEVPLAEVIGDALGMPVWIENDASAAALAEYYQDGIIGRYRSVLTLFLGHGIGGGLIAERDLFLGEHGNAGEVGRLFPGDRERPSGIDLLRVLHEAGVAIDSLAEIEALLDTQAPLIATWRDRVIAQLDLAVTSGTVWLDPGAIVISGALPPALLRQIAEGLAERSRRRSDGFRSTLPAIHASTIGSRAVVIGAAMIPVHAVTAGATN
- a CDS encoding TonB-dependent receptor translates to MKTRLLISVALYATPFLNQPAFAQADTATTDAATTAATENDVPSDIIVTGSARQQRRFDVSYAVNSLSQNDIQKLAPKSTTDLIGTLPGIHVEATGGEVQNITRVRGIPTDRGFLYYQQDGLPLYQELDGWFFNQGDGMNRLDLMTDRIEVVRGGPAPIYASTAAAIANVITVTGTPTTRGKVQATVGDTGYYRLDAYQAGPLGGDTYYAIGGFLRRHDGYRDSGFPSDRGGQIRANIRHDLSNGFIKLSGQYTDDHNVFYLSIPTNDPRDPKVSLNKYIDYFTGTLNTPALRDVAIRYRDPGGAIRTQRGDLANGRHIRFGNAALDYEGDYGDWHVSAKGGMTFGNVHFDAFYSTSNPVDATAFANSYAAAATTAFGANVAGLGYSFAGSNGLDRYDPSRDSGLVMQAQYRSIQTDFYATQGDMSVTRKFDTGIGTHDLRIGTYGSLWGQKMFTAYQNYLIQVKSQPRTLDLAAYSAAGAVLGYVTDKGSLNDAVSLNAGNVDGQLIALYGTDTWDITDRLRLDGGIRREWYSYSGYARLSATYNLGDPTTLADDKTRGFTGMIGTLRLKQQATNWTVGANYDLSHDIGMYLRASQLAVPVGTTIAFNYPTPTVVPTKAKLYEAGVKLATGGSYLYVTGFYTKFDPLNASFAGFNPATGRADVTTTFIGTAETKGMEADGRLRLPGPFSLAGSVTFQRPRYLNFSSNTGLDGSRANGKQIVREPKLFLNIRPTADFAIGAATVSLYGRYDYVSQRYTDFFNSTALPAYGSFGVGGIVTTGPWQFQVVGDNVTNAHGFSEGNTAGDRFGQGVPTAIFGRPLFGRNVRLIVSRTW
- a CDS encoding glycerophosphodiester phosphodiesterase family protein — encoded protein: MHRALLAAIGVCLSCAAAHAAPGDALRRIADPHGGLIVIAHRGCHEAAPLHGLASAPENSVAALRQCVTLGADVMETDVRRSRDGHLVIMHDDSVDRTTNGTGKVADLSLAELKALRLRQDEGGAGAALTDQAIPTLDELLALAKDRIVLNLDVKDMIYGEVIEAVRRAGARDRVIVKTFAGIASVPLASIPPYDAAPFVVIPITAAPDAADVPQIVANQMRGRIKPIAFELPVLPLATLPAVVQRADALHVPVWINTLFKGFVTGMGGDPEARHHPEAVWGRLADMGVRLIQTDAVEALLRYRSLRPARTGDEARPAAKAIPRSSPRSSANPRIRPSSE
- the uxuA gene encoding mannonate dehydratase: MTQTMRWFGPNDPVRLHHIRQAGATGIVTALHEVPNGAVWTRDAIAARSAEIAAAGLEWRVVESLPVDEGIKTRSADWDRLIDHYRQSLINLAACGIEVVTYNFMPLLDWTRTDLAWELPDGARALRFEAVAVAAYDMFILRRPGAADSYDAATQAAAEARYAAMDAAARDRLERTIIAGLPGSEEGFTSVQFLEAIGSYAGIDAGRLRDHHVAFLEAVCPVADDLGLRLVVHPDDPPFPIFGLPRVVSTEADVADLFARVPNRSNGLCMCTGSFGVRTDNDLPGMVDRQGSRIGFLHLRSVQREPDGAFHEAEHLRGDADMAAVVAAVHRLSVREGRSIPMRPDHGHQMLDDLHRQTNPGYSLLGRMRGLAELRGLERGIAFAAGRASSPVRAGRSDR
- a CDS encoding malectin domain-containing carbohydrate-binding protein, with the translated sequence MRVRLGSVALAMLLAAPAFAQADRQIVPLSQGWEFSRGGAMPDDVTRAAARRWEQVSVPHTWNRVGYYVPDPQDHINRAATIDKYQGVGWYRLTFIPPPGFDKRRAWLQFDAASRTAEVWLNGRRLGAHRGGFSRFRFDASSALRAGQANVLLVKVDNTQPDGDSSTADVLPLAGDFFVHGGLYRPVSLIGTDAVHIDMLDAGGSGILATTRSIDGGRAQIDVRVRARNDRKRRQASQIILRLLDASGNMVATDARRVMLNGGATAETTQVLTVADPHLWNGVADPYLHRLVVEIASPSGTVFDRVEQPFGIRTMRADPVRGFLLNGQPLRLHGVGYHQDREGKGWATTSADIEQDVAMMRDMGVNSIRLTHYQHGQTIHDLADRYGLVLWDEIPLVSKWTHGEAMTASPALRENARQQLRELIRQNGNHPSVVSWGIANEVDFGKSIPAFITARSGEAPDPLPLLHELDAFAKAEDPSRPTALATCCERDIDPTSDVPITAVAADLGGANRYFGWYFGTPADLGPHLDDLHARRPMQPLSVTEYGAGGATTIHTDNPLGGRVDQRGRNQPEEYESYIHERAWETLSAKPYLWGTWLWNSFDFATTVRREGDGIDINTKGLVTYDRKIRKDAFYFYKANWNAAPTVHVNGSRYVDRAYPATEVRVYSNAPRTELRINDRLVGTLAACPQMTCVWPKVALTVGANRVVARGLFPDGVQEDAAVWQLAPEALRSIHIDSGALVAGAVAGKRYGSDNFFDGGKAGQLNAWSGYGPRPAPKVVQGTSEGAVVETYREGRFSYEVPVADGRYAVALTFVEPSLAAGARRFDVIANGKRVLSGFDVARAAGGTMKAVTRRIPVQVADGTLRLAFVPVEGDAIVSAIEITR